In Acanthopagrus latus isolate v.2019 chromosome 6, fAcaLat1.1, whole genome shotgun sequence, the genomic window AAGAGAGAGGTGAAGTCCTTGGGGTTTTCATCACCTTCTTGTAAGCACACTCTGAGCTGCTCTGACAAACACCCTGTGTCTGGCAACATGGTGTAATCAGTGATCTAGGACAGAAGGACAGGGTAAGAGCTGCAAAGATTAGCAGATGGAAAGAAAATCGATCCACAGCTGATAATTGTATCATCACTtaagaaagcaaaaatgtcaaaccttTGCTGTTTCTagctttttacatttaatgaatgtatggatttgctgcttttctgtgatttatgaaagtaaatgaaGCGTCTTTAGGATTGTTGATTTGACAaagaaacaatttgaaaaataGTTTGGGCTTTGGAAACTTATCGATGGAAAAAAATTGCTTTCATAAGTTACCAAAGTTTCGACATGGGTCTTGTTCTTAAGAGTATTGTTGAGACATTGAAAATCCATAGGATGATTGTCAAAGCCTTGTAATCATATTGAAAAGAAATTCCATTGAGGCTATGGACAAAagactatttatttatttatttatttcaatttttttaactttaacgGCACATCTCCAAGTTAGGTGTCCATTCTTCCAGTACATCTTCCTATGTGCATTCtacacaatttattttaaactaCTTGTGGaaacaatctgcagattaattgatgatgaaataaatgtcGAGTTCCAGCCCTAGACAAGATGGATATCAGATAATGTAACAGACGATATAAATGACAATATGATCATGTCAAGTGTATTTCCTCACCTCTGGGTCTTCAGCATCAATCTGATTCAGCTGAATATTGTCAGTCATGAGCCACTGGAGCACAACATCCTGGAATGAAAAGTAACGACAGGCTGCTGTacacaaaaactgacacttAACAAATTCCATTGGACAGAGTATTCTCCTACCCGGctgatttgaatttaaatgtcagtttgacTCACCATGATTTTACTGTTCTCCTCCTTGTCTATGTATTGGTCACTGAACATGTGGCAGGAACCCAACACTGCCAGTTTGCCAGCCTCCTTCATAGGACATAAAGGACATTAATTAACATCATAAGGATTTCATGGCCTGTGATTGAGCTTAAAGTACACTGTGCTTCTGACCTTTCCTTGATGGAAGGCCAGGACAGGCCTGTTGAGGGGGAAGCAGACTGAGCCAGTTGAAAGCACAGCCACAGCAGGCTTAATCACACTCAGTGTGGCACCATACGGGTACACAAATGTGAGAGCcctgcacaaaaaaagacagaaaagcttgtttttcttcaaaccGTCTCAAAATGGAAATGCAGTACTTAAAGCTGATATCTTACTGTGCATTGTTTccaacattttcatcttcaaTGATTCCTGTGACCACTTTCCCGGCAGCCCGACTGATCTCTCTAAACAAGGAAAAGGGTAGACGATTGTGACTTTCACGTGCATCCGGTTACAATCTGATTCATTCAAGGGAAATACATTTATAACAACTAAAatacatatactgtagataGGCTACAAATAGTAAGGGCCTGAttttttatacagtatataatttctgtgtttgtgtgacttaaATAATACATATTGTCAAGACAAACCTGTTCAGTACACCATTGGATACAAGTGCCTCTTTGGGATGGAAGTATTTGTAATACACATTCCTCACAACAGCATCTATGGCAGTGatgaggacaaagaaaaaaaaacaattcaatacagctgtcagaaaatacagaacaaTACATACTTTAACTGTGGATGAAGTCAATTGTCATTTCAACAAACTCCAATATGCACCATTGTTGACCATTATTCCAAACTCCTCCAGGAGAAAGTTGATATTGGTGTCATATTtcatttctcctccttcaccgAGCATGACCAGGAcgtttcctcctccatccagGTACTGCTTCAGTACCTCcagctgaaacaaaatgagacaaatgtgtttgtgtgaaaaccTGAAGCAGCACAGTAAACGCTAATTTGGACGTTCACAATAATCTCACATTCCAAGAACAGTTATACAGACATCAAACATATCTAAGCATggtttttaacatttgattttaactgaaaatgttcaacttttttccctctgataCATCACCTCCGATGCTGTGAACTTCTCCCTTGGACCTGCAGTTATCCACAACTTGACACCCTTCAGCCTATCCAGAGCCAGCTCTTCCTTCATACTAAGGAAGACAGCATTTACTCAGCAACTGGGTGGTTTTCTCGAAATTACAGCAAATCTATGGAACTTGTATTGGTTAAATTCAGGACAAGTAGCTAGCCTGAAGACACCAGAAAAGGGTCTTACCTTTGGATTTTCCATTGAGCTCGTAGCCTTTTCTGCATGGATTTGTACCCATTGTTTGTAGTAAACAGTTCTCTTTTCGAAAAATTGAAGACGACAGTGTTGTGCTGTTCCTTCTCCATTCTTTCATTTGCAGCTCACCAAGGTTGACTCTGATTTTCAGCCATACACCTACAAACAGGTTGTAACTTCAAGTCAGACCCCCGTGAAATGTCCATAAAATATCACTGTCTTCGCCAGCTTTGTCCCTTGTTAGCAGGGTGTTTCGGTGATTCGCCGACTAAAATTAACATTCCACTGAATTATTCGGCAATGCTACAATGCAGACAATGTAACGTTAGCATTTTAACTATTTCTAACAAGACAACTAAATGAACTGGTTGATGTTTAGCTAATATTGCTGTTACCTAGCAATGCAGCTAATGGCTAACATTAGGCATCCTTACCTTACGTTAAAGTTCGATGCGTACCATCAACGTTTTTCTATTCTACTTATTTCGTTAAAAGGAAAGCTACGGTAACTGTTAGCCTATGACATCAATGTCCAGCTGTAACTTTGTTATTTTGCACTTACAGGTTAAAGTTAGCCAATGTGCTTAGCTAGCAGTGATGCATGATGGGTGAAAAGTGGTAACCAAGGGCGCTAACCCCATAACAACCAAGTGCAGCTGTGTGGGAAAATAAGTAAGGGATGGGTGTAGATATCGATTCGCGTAAGGATTGTAATTACGATCTTCTACTCTCAAAAGAGTCCCAAATACCAAAACTCtatatttttaatgatgttaGACCTATTAAAATAACTGTATGTCGACGAAACGAAAAGGGCGGAACTCAACCGCGAGGTCACAGTGCTGCACCCGGACAGAATACGGTGTGCACATACGTGAGTCTGTTTGTAGTTAACTAAGAAAGGCACGCCATTGAACTCAATTTGGATGTTGTGACTTGATAGTTAGTACTGCAAGACAGAGATCGATTATTTTGTGAATACTTCGCACCCCATCACCAACAGACTGACATTAGCGACACTCAGCACTTGGTGTGGCGCTGTTTCAGCAACAGAATCAGCTTTATCCCCAAAGTAACAGCCAGGTTTTAACATGCAAAGAATGTGCCCTGGTATTTTGGTGCCTAACAGTAAGtggagagaaaatagaaaaatgattaaatgcaattactgcaaaagagcagaaaatgggaataatatatttgtttttgaaaagaaaaaaaagagctgtgttGACCGAGGAATGTGGCAAAGTTTACAGTGTTAGAAAATATGCAGTATGCAGAAATATTAAGCCAAAAGATCTATGTCAATGTAAAGCATTGGGGTGGATGTACAGATGTCATGATGTATGTTAATGTAACTTCCAGCACAGGAAGAGCCCCCCCAAAACACCTGTTGCATCAGCAGGGTTGGAGATGGTGGACACCTACATGCTACCCATGGTGCAtctgaacaaaaaacaggagTGGACAGACAACACTGAGGCCGTCTACAGGAAGGGAGCGAGCAGGCTGTTATTTCTGAGGAGGCAcaatttttattatattttctattcaaatTGATATTTTATCCTTCCTAATGTCTTTATTATTATCTCCGTTTTCTGAGGCTTACTCTTGTGctgctacttatttccctctgtactgctgttaCCTGCAAATTTCTGGcaagggggatcaata contains:
- the ift52 gene encoding intraflagellar transport protein 52 homolog — encoded protein: MEKEQHNTVVFNFSKRELFTTNNGYKSMQKRLRAQWKIQSMKEELALDRLKGVKLWITAGPREKFTASELEVLKQYLDGGGNVLVMLGEGGEMKYDTNINFLLEEFGIMVNNDAVVRNVYYKYFHPKEALVSNGVLNREISRAAGKVVTGIIEDENVGNNAQALTFVYPYGATLSVIKPAVAVLSTGSVCFPLNRPVLAFHQGKEAGKLAVLGSCHMFSDQYIDKEENSKIMDVVLQWLMTDNIQLNQIDAEDPEITDYTMLPDTGCLSEQLRVCLQEGDENPKDFTSLFDMSLFNLSTDTLPQVISAYKQLNVKDEPLQLITPQFETPLPQLQPAVFPPALSDLPPPMLDLFDLDETFSSEKVRLAQLTNKCTDDDLEFYVRKCGEILGVTPKLDKDQRDAKHIMEHIFFQVVEFKKLNQEHDMDTEARFTPM